Proteins from a single region of Theobroma cacao cultivar B97-61/B2 chromosome 10, Criollo_cocoa_genome_V2, whole genome shotgun sequence:
- the LOC18586750 gene encoding uncharacterized protein LOC18586750, translated as MEALCPSLTTIYFASKFPLNSPKPFPQIVSLDANRFPVWVRKNESKNHSNLSLTSSVSCICLSTTGIATAASASFVSSSSSSTTDNNYWMVLMAKPPEAVSSKPQIIDYYVSTLERVLGTEKEAQMCIYDASCDTHFGFCCHIDEQASRELACLPEVLSVKPDPEYNSEKKDYTASNIEVTNIFNSGVASWQLFPAGNTKHWLVRMDKPGVEVVTKAQMVDYYTQILTKVLGNEKDAQMCIYHVSWQSHFGFCCELDEECAQELAGVPGVLSVEVDRNFDSENKDFGGNNLQSSTNLPETSESSEMITTRTKKLFITGLSFYTSEKTLRAHFEGFGELVEVKIIMDKISKRSKGYAFVEYTTEKAASAALKEMNGKIINGWMIVVDVAKSKPQNFSRGRPRTTL; from the exons ATGGAAGCTCTTTGTCCCTCACTAACCACCATTTATTTTGCGAGCAAATTCCCACTCAACTCTCCTAAACCATTCCCCCAAATTGTCTCTCTAGACGCGAACAGGTTTCCCGTCTGGGTCCGGAAGAACGAAAGCAAGAACCACTCGAACCTTTCCTTAACGTCTTCAGTGTCTTGCATTTGTTTATCCACAACTGGAATTGCAACTGCAGCTTCAGCTTCCTtcgtttcttcttcttcttcctcaacAACTGACAACAACTATTGGATGGTGCTAATGGCTAAGCCTCCAGAAGCGGTCAGTTCCAAACCACAAATCATTGATTACTATGTTAGCACTCTGGAAAGAGTTTTGGGCACTGAAAAGGAGGCTCAGATGTGTATATATGATGCTTCTTGTGATACCCACTTTGGTTTTTGCTGCCATATTGATGAACAAGCTTCCCGTGAACTTGCTT GTTTACCTGAGGTTTTATCGGTTAAGCCAGACCCTGAGTACAATTCTGAGAAAAAAGATTACACCGCTTCAAACATTGAGGTCACTAACATATTCAATTCAGGAGTAGCAAGTTGGCAGTTGTTTCCTGCTGGGAACACCAAACACTGGCTTGTTCGAATGGACAAGCCAGGCGTTGAGGTTGTTACAAAGGCCCAAATGGTTGATTACTATACTCAAATATTGACCAAGGTTTTGGGAAA cgagaaagatGCCCAAATGTGCATATATCATGTATCTTGGCAATCCCATTTTGGTTTCTGTTGTGAACTTGATGAAGAATGTGCACAGGAACTAGCTG GTGTGCCTGGAGTTCTATCTGTTGAGGTAGATAGGAATTTCGATTCAGAGAACAAGGACTTTGGAG GTAATAATTTACAGAGTTCTACAAATCTGCCAGAAACTTCAGAATCTAGTGAAATGATCACCACAAGAACGAAGAAACTTTTCATAACAG GTCTGTCATTTTACACATCTGAGAAAACATTGCGTGCACATTTTGAAGGTTTTGGTGAGCTTGTTGAAG ttaaaattataatggaCAAGATTTCTAAAAGATCTAAAGGATATGCATTTGTGGAATACACCACAGAGAAGGCTGCAAGTGCAGCACTTAAGGAGATGAATGGCAAG ATAATAAATGGCTGGATGATAGTTGTTGATGTTGCCAAGAGTAAACCACAGAACTTCAGCAGAGGTCGCCCCAGAACAACACTCTGA